CGGTTCTAACGTTGTCCACGATGGTCAACCACGAAAAACTATGGACCCAGAAATTTTGAAAAAATTTGAAGAGCAGGAAAGGAAACTGGAGGAAATCCATTCTTCTGTTGAGAAAACGAGGAAGTATTTTCTCTGGACGCTTATTATCACCGTCGTTACTATTGTCCTACCGCTGGTAGCTCTTGTTTTCATTCTGCCCTGGTTTCTAAAAATCATTACTTCAGCTTACAGTTTCTGACCGGCTCTGCCGAATAAATCTCCTCTCATATTTGTACTAAAAATAGAAAGGTGGTTTCAAATTTACCCTCTTATGCAAATTCCAAAAAATCTTCCCCAGTTTAAGGACTATCCGACGCTTTTTGTATCCAGCGGAGAATACGAAGCCAGGTTTTATCTGGCACTGGACGGAAAGCTGGAGGAAAAAAATACTATTAAAATGCCGCCCCGCGAAGAGGCCCGGGAAAAACAAGGTTTTATTGGGATTTCTTGGGGCCAAGCCAGAGTAGGAGCGCTTTCCCACCACGGTCAGTATATTGCTGATCTTAAAAGAAAATTCGCCCGCCGGGCTCACACGGCTATTCATGATCTTCTGGCTGGTTATCGAATTCGTGAAATTTATCTTTTTGCGCCCCGCTACGTTGCGGAGCGTTTAACGGCAAAACTTGATAAAGCCGAGAAGAAGAAAATCAAAATGAAATTCCCCGGCGAATACACGAAAATCAGCCCATTGGAAATGATTAAAATGTTCTGGAAAGATTCCCAAGCAGCGGTAAATCCAAAAGAACCATTAAAAAACGAAGTAAAGAAAATACTTAAAAAATTAAGAATTAGATAAAAGGATTTGCTGACATTAATATTATCTTCAATAAAAAAGAGCCCCGCCAATACCGGGGTTCTTTTTTAAAACCGTGTAGTTGAACAAAAAATATTCCACTCTTATTTCAGAGTTACCGTGGCGCCAACTTCCTCCAGTTTCTTCTTCGCTTCTTCCGCTTGTGCTTTGGCTATTTTCTCTTTGATTACCTTTGGAGCACCGTCCACCATATCTTTGGCTTCCTTGAGTCCCAGTCCGGTAATTCCACGTACTGCCTTAATCACATTGATTTTCTGGGCACCGGCAGTGGTAAGCTCCACGTCAAACTCGGTTTTCTCCTCGGCTGCGCCAGCTGCTTCATCCGCGCCGGCTGCAGGAGCGGCTCCCATCATAACCGGAGCGGCTGCGCTCACCCCGAATTTTTCTTCGAGGATCTTCACCAGTTCCGCCAAATCTAAAACGCTCATCTTCTCAATCTCCTCGACGATCTTTTGAAACTTTTGTGGAACTTCGACTGCCTTTTTTTCTTCGGTCATAATTTAATTTTCTTATGTCATTCCGGGCTTGACCCGGAATCTAGTAAATTTCTGGATTCCCGCTTTCGCGAGAATGACACAAAGGTATTACAAATTATTTAAAAAATTATTTTCCTCTATTTTTTTTCCGAAACAGCTTTCAAGACCTGAACTAATCCTCGGATGTTTCCGGCTAGAACGTTGACGAATCCTGATACTGGCGCGTTGATGGTGCTGACGAGCTTGGCCAGCATTTCTTCTTTTCCGGGAAGCTTGGCCAGAGCTTTAACTTCCGCCGAGGTCATCAGTTTTTTCTGAAGGATGCCGGCCAGGATCTTTATATTTTCATTTGTTTTTCCGAATTTATCAATAATTTTCGCTCCCGCGATTTCATCTTCAGAAATGGCTATCGCAACTTGCCCTTCGAGGCCTTTGACATCCATCTCTATTCCCGAATCCTTGAGTGCCCTTTTAATAAGAGTTTTTTTAACAACCTTCAGATGAACTTTATTTTTTTTCAACTCTTTTTTGAGTTCGCTTAAATCCTTTACTTTCAATCCTTTATAATCGACAAAAACAGCGGATTTCGACGCTTTAATTTTTTCCGATAAGTCCTTTACTAGTTGTTTCTTCTGGTCCTTGGTAAGCATGTGATTGTCTACTAATTACGAATCTCGTACGAATATACGAATTATTTTCATTATTCGTCACATTCGTAATTAATTTGCCACCGCCTTGGCGGGGTCCCGCTGCGGCGGGATAATTCGTAAAGAAATCTTCGTAGAGAAAACCAAAAATCTGCGTTTGACTGCAGACCCAACCGCAAATGAAACTCACTTGCTTTGCTTCCTCGACAGGATTTACGTCTCTCGACAACCTGTTGTCTGCGGATATTCAATTACTCTAATATTATAACTTTCTCGCTAAATATGTCAAGTTTTATTAAGCTTTTGGTTCTTCCAGCTTTCCTTCATGGGTTTTGGTATTCTTTTCCTTTATTTTTTCTTCTGTCTTTTCCGTCTTGGTTTCTTCCGCTTTTGGCTCTTCTTTTTTAGTCGCCTCCTTTTTTTCTTCCGGCTTCTTTGATTCCTCTTTCAATTCTGTCTTATCTTCCCGCTTTTTCTTAATTTTAATCGGTCTCTTTTTTCCTTCAATAACTTTCTCTCTTATCAGAAGGTTATAAACCGAGTCCGAAACCTGCGCTCCCTTCTCTATCCAATAACCAATTCGCTCCTTTTCAAACGAGCCCTTTTTGAGGCGGGGATCATAGCTTCCCAGCACTTCTACGTGGCGCCCTCCTGGCGCAACGGTGTGCTCTTGAACCACAATCCTGAAATACGCCTTATTTCTTTTTCCCACCCGGTTAAACCTGATCGTTAGCATAATTATAATTTTTAGAGGTCCGACCTCTTGCGACCACAGCGGCCAAAAGAGGTCGGACCTCTTTATTTCCCCAGATTACAGCATTATTTAAAAGATGTCAACTTGCTCTCTGCCTCTCGGCTTCATCGATAATTTTCCCTTCTTCTCCCACCTGATCCAGGCGAATGGAAAGCAGTTTGGAAATTCCGTCTGATCCCATTGTAACTCCGTAAAGCAGCGACGCTTGGCGCATGGTCTCCCGATTATGAGTAATTACAACAAATTGGGTGTTAGCCGCGAGTTCCTGAAGAATTCTTCCAAAGCGGCGGGAATTAGCTTCATCCAGCGCCGCGTCCACTTCATCCAGTACCGAAAACGGAGGCGGATTGTAGGAAATAATGGAAAAAAGCAAAGCGATGGATGTGAGCGACCGCTCGCCGCCGGAAAGCATATTTAAACTGGTAATTCTTTTCCCCGGCGGACAGGCAAAGATATCAATTCCAATTTCTTCCTTTTCCTCTTCTAGTTCTTCTAATTTATCTTCGTCGGCTTCTGTTCCTGTTTCATTATCCTTAATATTAATCAATTCTTCCTCTCTTAATTTTAATTTTTGATTTTTTATTTTTGATTTAATAAGATAGGCGTTTCCTCCTCCAAAAATAATCCGGAAATATTTTGTAAATTCCTCGTTAATCCGCTCAAACGCTTCATTGAAAATCTTGCTGATCTTTTGGTCCATTTCTTTTATTACCTCTCGCAATGACTTCATGGCTTTTTTCAGATCTTCCGATTCCTGGGAAAGAAATTCAAAACGCTTTCTGGTCTCTTCATATTCTTCAATTATCAGAGGATCAATTCCTCCTGCTTGTTCCAGTTGGACCTTGGTCTTGGCAATTTCCCGCTCCAATTCTTCTTTATTGCACGGCTGGCCGTCATAGCGCAAATCATTGGGTTTCAGTCGGAGTTCATTGTAAATTTGGCCGGTCAAATCTTCTTCGCGCACCTCCACTTTCGCCAAGTCCACTTTTGCTTCATTGAATTGATCTTTAAGTTTTCCGAGTTCGTCCTGCTTGGCCCGAGTCATTCTCTCCAGTTCAAAAAATTTCTGGCGGAGATTTTTGCTGCGCTCCGTTTCTTGCCCAATGGCCTCCCCGACTCTTTCAATTTCCTTCTTCTGCTGCTCAATTTTTTTTCTTATCTTCTCCATCATCACAGAGAGATTTTTTATTTTTTCCTTCTGCGCTTCCGCTTCCGCCGACATTTCTTTTTCAACTTCTACTTTTCCTTCCCCGATTATGCGCCGCAGTTCAAATAATTCCTGCTGAATGGCCCTGGCAAATTCCCGAATGTCCTGGAGTTCCTCAAGGCGCTCAACTTTTCCCAGCCGCTCTATCAGCTTCTCCTGATCCCGGCGGATTTTTTCAAGATGATCCCGGACATATCCGTGATCTACCGGAATTTGTTCAATCAGCTCGTCCTGGATCTTTTTTTCCCTCTCAATTTCCAGCCGGCCTTCGGTAATGACTAACTCTTTCTCCAGAGCGTTCAATTGCTC
Above is a window of Candidatus Moraniibacteriota bacterium DNA encoding:
- the rplL gene encoding 50S ribosomal protein L7/L12 gives rise to the protein MTEEKKAVEVPQKFQKIVEEIEKMSVLDLAELVKILEEKFGVSAAAPVMMGAAPAAGADEAAGAAEEKTEFDVELTTAGAQKINVIKAVRGITGLGLKEAKDMVDGAPKVIKEKIAKAQAEEAKKKLEEVGATVTLK
- the rplJ gene encoding 50S ribosomal protein L10 → MLTKDQKKQLVKDLSEKIKASKSAVFVDYKGLKVKDLSELKKELKKNKVHLKVVKKTLIKRALKDSGIEMDVKGLEGQVAIAISEDEIAGAKIIDKFGKTNENIKILAGILQKKLMTSAEVKALAKLPGKEEMLAKLVSTINAPVSGFVNVLAGNIRGLVQVLKAVSEKK
- the rpsP gene encoding 30S ribosomal protein S16 is translated as MLTIRFNRVGKRNKAYFRIVVQEHTVAPGGRHVEVLGSYDPRLKKGSFEKERIGYWIEKGAQVSDSVYNLLIREKVIEGKKRPIKIKKKREDKTELKEESKKPEEKKEATKKEEPKAEETKTEKTEEKIKEKNTKTHEGKLEEPKA
- a CDS encoding AAA family ATPase, producing the protein MYLRKIELSGFKSFAQRTTLEFLPACSFRPGKNHCGITAIVGPNGSGKSNIADAIRWTMGEQSMKNLRGKKSEDVIFAGSGKKSRLGSAIVTLHFDNSDKKIPLEFSEVTISRKLFRNGESDYLINGNRVRLIDVIDILAKAGVGKESYCVINQGMTDGVLSATPSERRVVLEDAAGVKQYQIKKERAIRKLESSQTNLERVGDLVKEIAPHLRMLKRQAAKAQKGKELVAVLREKQIKLFSYLWHVFQKEKEILSGEKNDLGAKMMNVQRAVDKMNDELNKESREVQDFRKLEALEKEKETLREQLNALEKELVITEGRLEIEREKKIQDELIEQIPVDHGYVRDHLEKIRRDQEKLIERLGKVERLEELQDIREFARAIQQELFELRRIIGEGKVEVEKEMSAEAEAQKEKIKNLSVMMEKIRKKIEQQKKEIERVGEAIGQETERSKNLRQKFFELERMTRAKQDELGKLKDQFNEAKVDLAKVEVREEDLTGQIYNELRLKPNDLRYDGQPCNKEELEREIAKTKVQLEQAGGIDPLIIEEYEETRKRFEFLSQESEDLKKAMKSLREVIKEMDQKISKIFNEAFERINEEFTKYFRIIFGGGNAYLIKSKIKNQKLKLREEELINIKDNETGTEADEDKLEELEEEKEEIGIDIFACPPGKRITSLNMLSGGERSLTSIALLFSIISYNPPPFSVLDEVDAALDEANSRRFGRILQELAANTQFVVITHNRETMRQASLLYGVTMGSDGISKLLSIRLDQVGEEGKIIDEAERQRAS